The following proteins are co-located in the Spinactinospora alkalitolerans genome:
- a CDS encoding MFS transporter, which produces MSSAVARTQATPHGGTPKAGPREWGALAVLALPVLLISVDMTVLGFAVPALSEELAPTGTQLLWIVDIYSFVLAGLLVTMGTLGDRIGRRRLLLVGSAGFGAASLVAAYASSAEVLIAARALLGLAGATLMPSTLSLLRNIFLDPRQRLLAIAAWASMFSAGSALGPILGGWLLEHYHWGSVFLINLPVMALILVLTPILVRESRDPSPGRYDLPSVVLSMAAILPVVYGVKKIADGGPSVASVAAILAGLVLGHLFVRRQLRLDDPMIDVRLFRIRAFSVGVATNLMVVFALVSSLFFLTQYLQLVQGISPLRAGVLLLPGLSLAVAAHFVAVALARRLRMGTVIAIGLALTAAGFALLARLPLDNGTLPVVVAFALIGAGVGVSDTLTNDAIMTAAPPARAGAASAISETAYELGAALGIAVLGSVLTATYRLNLDPVPGVPAPAMAEARETLGGAVTAARGLAPENGPALMEAARTAFTDGIHVTSLIGALIVAYAAVQAGVLLRRSGSRTR; this is translated from the coding sequence ATGAGTTCCGCCGTAGCCCGGACCCAGGCGACCCCGCACGGCGGCACGCCGAAGGCCGGGCCCCGCGAGTGGGGCGCCCTCGCTGTGCTGGCGCTGCCGGTGCTGCTGATCTCCGTCGACATGACGGTGCTCGGCTTCGCCGTGCCCGCCCTGAGCGAGGAGCTGGCCCCCACGGGCACCCAGTTGCTGTGGATCGTCGACATCTACTCGTTCGTTCTGGCCGGCCTGCTGGTCACCATGGGCACCCTGGGCGACCGCATCGGGCGCCGCCGGCTGCTGCTGGTCGGTTCGGCCGGGTTCGGCGCGGCCTCGCTGGTCGCCGCCTACGCCTCCAGCGCGGAAGTCCTGATCGCGGCGCGCGCCCTGCTCGGCCTCGCCGGGGCGACGCTGATGCCCTCGACGCTGTCGCTGCTCCGCAACATCTTCCTGGACCCCCGCCAGCGGCTGCTCGCCATCGCGGCGTGGGCCTCGATGTTCTCGGCCGGCTCCGCGCTCGGCCCGATCCTGGGCGGCTGGCTGCTGGAGCACTACCACTGGGGCTCGGTGTTCCTGATCAACCTGCCGGTCATGGCGCTGATCCTGGTGCTGACGCCGATCCTGGTCCGGGAGTCGCGCGACCCGAGCCCCGGCCGCTACGACCTCCCCAGCGTCGTGCTGTCGATGGCGGCGATCCTGCCGGTGGTCTACGGCGTGAAGAAGATCGCCGACGGCGGGCCGTCGGTCGCGTCGGTCGCCGCGATCCTCGCCGGCCTGGTGCTGGGCCACCTCTTCGTCCGCCGCCAGCTCCGCCTGGACGATCCCATGATCGACGTCCGGCTGTTTCGGATCCGGGCGTTCAGCGTGGGCGTGGCCACGAACCTGATGGTCGTGTTCGCGCTGGTCTCGTCGCTGTTCTTCCTGACCCAGTACCTGCAGTTGGTTCAGGGCATCAGCCCGTTGCGCGCCGGCGTGCTGCTGCTGCCGGGCCTGTCCCTGGCGGTGGCCGCGCACTTCGTCGCGGTCGCGCTGGCGCGCAGGCTGCGCATGGGCACCGTCATCGCGATCGGGCTGGCGCTGACCGCCGCCGGGTTCGCGCTGCTGGCCCGGTTGCCGCTGGACAACGGCACATTGCCGGTGGTCGTCGCGTTCGCGCTGATCGGCGCCGGGGTGGGCGTCTCCGACACGCTGACCAACGACGCGATCATGACCGCGGCCCCTCCCGCCCGCGCCGGCGCGGCCTCGGCGATCTCCGAGACCGCCTACGAGCTCGGGGCCGCGCTGGGCATCGCGGTCCTCGGCAGCGTGCTCACCGCCACCTACCGCCTGAACCTCGACCCGGTGCCCGGTGTGCCGGCTCCGGCCATGGCCGAGGCCCGCGAGACCCTGGGCGGCGCGGTGACGGCGGCCCGGGGGCTCGCGCCGGAGAACGGTCCGGCGCTGATGGAGGCCGCCCGGACGGCGTTCACCGACGGCATCCACGTCACGAGCCTCATCGGCGCGCTGATCGTGGCCTACGCGGCGGTGCAGGCCGGCGTCCTGCTGCGGCGCTCCGGGTCCCGCACGCGGTGA
- a CDS encoding TetR/AcrR family transcriptional regulator: MSASTTRDRILDALQDILIEEGSSAVTLEAVAAAAGVSKGGLLYHFPSKTAMMTGLVRRLADRAEEEFGEAVETEGGVVRGFLRTSLPESSEEAALYWSIIAALRSKEDVSEEARRLIHHVFAQWSELLHQEIDDPVLAETIRLVGDGLYLTAIAGLPQPDPEVVRRMMDRLIEQADACRRT, encoded by the coding sequence GTGAGTGCTTCTACAACGCGTGACCGCATCCTCGACGCCCTCCAGGACATCCTGATCGAGGAGGGGAGCTCCGCCGTGACGCTGGAGGCCGTCGCCGCCGCGGCGGGCGTGTCAAAGGGCGGCCTGCTCTACCACTTCCCGTCCAAGACGGCCATGATGACCGGCCTGGTCCGCAGGCTCGCCGACCGGGCGGAGGAGGAGTTCGGCGAGGCGGTCGAGACCGAGGGCGGCGTGGTCCGGGGGTTCCTGCGGACATCCCTGCCGGAGTCCTCGGAGGAGGCCGCGCTCTACTGGTCGATCATCGCGGCGCTGCGCAGCAAGGAGGACGTCTCGGAGGAGGCCCGCAGGCTCATCCACCACGTCTTCGCCCAATGGTCGGAGCTGCTGCATCAGGAGATCGACGACCCCGTGCTGGCGGAGACGATCCGGCTGGTCGGGGACGGCCTCTACCTCACGGCCATCGCCGGCCTGCCCCAGCCCGACCCCGAGGTGGTGCGCCGGATGATGGACCGGCTCATCGAGCAGGCCGACGCCTGCCGCCGCACCTGA
- a CDS encoding helix-turn-helix domain-containing protein, translating to MHNERRFSDGARDPVTPGEGHGDPFAAPVPEELRVLVRDCMDDLDELVEVFVAEVGAFEAYRSTVPADDLRETARASLELLLRLVGGLPAPERLREVSERLGRRRVHQGVPLEELLQAVRMDFRVLWTALLERIRPADLPALTRGAVRVWEAVEFHTVHVHTAYLDEVAVLARERERERTVLMGRLLSSDGRDQQLVGQVATALRVDAHADFAVAVAPPAWQRKLREAAAAARAAGAVVHLHDHRGALVLVAELSRDRGGVPPRWLESVPCAVGPVARGLARVSRVLRAAEELAAALDEDVTGAVTLSDGWTGVAAARLDEIGELLTESVLSGLAGISEHERRRLLETVAAYCDSGSITAAARALFCHRNTVLNRLNRFAELTGHHPTRPREAATVLIALECARRAPAA from the coding sequence ATGCACAATGAACGACGTTTTTCCGACGGCGCGCGGGATCCCGTAACCCCGGGGGAGGGCCACGGCGACCCGTTCGCCGCCCCCGTGCCCGAGGAGCTGCGCGTCCTGGTCCGCGACTGCATGGACGACCTCGACGAACTGGTGGAGGTCTTCGTCGCGGAGGTCGGCGCGTTCGAGGCCTACCGCTCCACGGTGCCGGCCGACGACCTGCGCGAGACCGCACGCGCCTCCCTCGAACTGCTGCTCCGGCTGGTCGGCGGGCTACCGGCGCCCGAACGGCTGCGCGAGGTCTCCGAGCGCCTCGGCCGCCGGCGGGTGCACCAGGGCGTGCCGCTGGAAGAGCTGCTGCAGGCCGTGCGGATGGACTTCCGGGTGCTGTGGACGGCGCTGCTGGAGCGGATCCGGCCGGCGGACCTGCCGGCTCTGACGCGCGGCGCGGTCCGGGTGTGGGAGGCCGTGGAGTTTCACACCGTGCATGTGCACACCGCCTATCTGGACGAGGTCGCCGTGCTCGCCAGGGAGCGGGAGCGCGAGCGCACCGTGCTCATGGGGCGGCTGCTGTCATCGGACGGGCGCGACCAGCAGCTCGTCGGCCAGGTGGCGACGGCGCTGCGGGTGGACGCGCATGCCGACTTCGCCGTGGCGGTGGCCCCGCCGGCCTGGCAGCGGAAGCTGCGCGAGGCGGCCGCGGCCGCCCGCGCGGCCGGTGCCGTGGTGCACCTGCACGACCACCGGGGTGCGCTGGTACTGGTGGCGGAGCTGTCCCGGGACCGGGGCGGGGTGCCGCCGCGGTGGCTGGAGTCCGTTCCGTGCGCGGTCGGGCCGGTGGCGCGCGGACTGGCCCGGGTCTCCCGCGTGCTGCGCGCCGCCGAGGAGCTGGCCGCGGCGCTGGACGAGGACGTGACCGGGGCGGTGACGCTGAGCGACGGGTGGACCGGCGTGGCGGCCGCGCGCCTGGACGAGATCGGGGAGCTGCTCACCGAGTCGGTGCTGTCGGGGCTGGCCGGGATCTCCGAGCACGAACGGCGGCGCCTGCTGGAGACGGTGGCCGCCTACTGCGACTCCGGTTCGATCACGGCGGCGGCGCGGGCCCTGTTCTGCCACCGCAACACGGTGCTCAACCGGCTGAACCGGTTCGCCGAGCTCACTGGCCACCACCCGACCCGCCCGCGCGAGGCGGCCACCGTCCTCATCGCCCTGGAGTGCGCGCGGCGGGCACCGGCCGCATGA
- a CDS encoding urease subunit gamma, whose translation MHLTPREQERLTLFTAAELARRRLARGAPLGATEAIALVCDEILEMAWDGAALEDVVARARRLVPTERLLPGVPAAVPSIQVEALFPHGSSLIHVPEPFGPAEADGPGAVVAAEADVELAPGRARRRITVTNRGRRPIWVSSHFPLEEANSALEFDREAARGHRLDVPAGRSVEFRPDQAQSVAIVARGGQR comes from the coding sequence ATGCACCTGACGCCACGCGAGCAGGAGCGGCTGACGCTGTTCACCGCCGCCGAGCTCGCCCGGCGCCGACTGGCGCGGGGCGCGCCGCTGGGTGCGACGGAGGCGATCGCCCTGGTCTGCGACGAGATCCTGGAGATGGCCTGGGACGGCGCCGCCCTGGAGGACGTGGTCGCCCGCGCCCGGCGGCTCGTGCCGACGGAGCGGCTCCTGCCCGGCGTGCCGGCGGCCGTCCCGAGCATCCAGGTCGAGGCGCTGTTCCCGCACGGCTCCTCGCTGATCCACGTCCCCGAACCGTTCGGCCCGGCCGAGGCCGACGGGCCGGGGGCCGTCGTCGCGGCCGAGGCCGACGTCGAGCTGGCCCCGGGCCGCGCGCGGCGGCGGATCACCGTCACCAACCGCGGGCGGCGCCCGATCTGGGTCTCCTCGCACTTCCCGCTGGAGGAGGCCAACAGCGCCCTGGAGTTCGACAGGGAGGCCGCCCGCGGCCACCGGCTGGACGTCCCGGCCGGCCGCTCCGTGGAGTTCCGGCCCGACCAGGCGCAGAGCGTGGCCATCGTCGCGCGAGGAGGTCAACGATGA
- a CDS encoding urease subunit alpha — protein sequence MNRLPRRDYASLYGPTTGDTVRLADTDLWVRVEGDDTEPGEELLGGCGKTARDGLLVAGRAPRDSALDMVVLGVLVLDPLIGVRKTNIGVKDGRIVGTGRAGNPETTDGVELVVDSHTAMITGEGLIATPGIVDSHVHLSSPEVVPAALAAGVTSLVGMGIGGVWDVGANPANNLHSLIEGWRDAPVNVAFLARGSSSSTELLERAVLAGAGGFKIHEDWGATPRIVDTCLGVAEQADLPVALHTDTLNESGYLSDTLLATRGRTVHAYHVEGGGGHPDLLEIVGQPHVLTSSTTPTLPLTPATVAELLPMTLTVHRGHHGLDSDVSIAASRVREHAIAAENALHDLGAISIVNSDSMGMGRIAETARRTWQVAHVQAHLAGQAGPGVVNNERVLRYLAKITLNPAIAHGMAHEVGALRPGSIADMVLWRPASFGAQPELVLKSGFVAWGVSGSGSGSTRLTQPRMMKPYFGGLGGAPRRLSRVFVSQACLDDRAAREALPRGVRYSPIRDSRGLTRHDMVANTAVPDVRVPTTPDSVLVDGRPIGIHHAADLPLTRLHNLA from the coding sequence ATGAACAGGCTGCCCCGGCGCGACTACGCGTCCCTGTACGGCCCCACCACGGGGGACACGGTGCGGCTGGCGGACACCGACCTGTGGGTGCGCGTGGAGGGCGACGACACCGAGCCCGGCGAGGAGCTGCTGGGCGGCTGCGGCAAGACCGCCCGCGACGGCCTGCTCGTCGCGGGCAGGGCGCCCCGCGACAGCGCCCTGGACATGGTCGTCCTCGGCGTGCTCGTACTGGACCCGCTCATCGGCGTGCGCAAGACCAACATCGGCGTCAAGGACGGCCGCATCGTCGGCACCGGCCGGGCCGGCAACCCCGAGACCACCGACGGCGTCGAGCTCGTCGTGGACTCCCACACCGCGATGATCACCGGTGAGGGCCTGATCGCCACTCCCGGCATCGTCGACTCCCACGTCCACCTCTCCAGCCCCGAGGTGGTCCCCGCCGCGCTGGCGGCCGGCGTCACCTCCCTGGTCGGCATGGGGATCGGCGGCGTGTGGGACGTCGGCGCCAACCCCGCCAACAACCTGCACAGCCTCATCGAGGGCTGGCGGGACGCGCCCGTCAACGTGGCGTTCCTGGCCCGGGGCTCCTCCTCCTCGACCGAGCTGCTGGAACGCGCGGTCCTGGCCGGCGCGGGCGGCTTCAAGATCCACGAGGACTGGGGTGCGACCCCGCGCATCGTCGACACCTGCCTCGGCGTCGCCGAGCAGGCCGACCTGCCGGTCGCCCTGCACACCGACACGCTGAACGAGTCCGGCTACCTCTCCGACACGCTCCTGGCCACCCGCGGCCGCACCGTGCACGCCTACCACGTCGAGGGCGGCGGCGGCCACCCCGACCTGCTGGAGATCGTCGGCCAACCGCACGTCCTCACCTCCTCCACCACGCCCACACTGCCGCTGACCCCGGCCACCGTCGCCGAACTGCTGCCCATGACACTCACCGTGCACCGCGGCCACCACGGCCTGGACAGCGACGTCTCGATCGCGGCGAGCCGGGTCCGCGAACACGCGATCGCGGCCGAGAACGCGCTGCACGACCTCGGCGCGATCAGCATCGTCAACTCCGACTCCATGGGCATGGGACGCATCGCCGAGACGGCGCGGCGCACCTGGCAGGTGGCCCACGTCCAGGCGCACCTGGCCGGGCAGGCCGGGCCCGGCGTCGTCAACAACGAACGGGTGCTGCGCTACCTGGCCAAGATCACCCTCAACCCGGCCATCGCGCACGGCATGGCGCACGAGGTCGGGGCGCTGCGGCCCGGGAGCATCGCCGACATGGTGCTGTGGCGGCCGGCCTCCTTCGGCGCCCAGCCGGAGCTGGTGCTGAAGTCGGGCTTCGTCGCGTGGGGGGTCTCCGGCTCGGGCTCGGGGTCCACCCGGCTCACCCAGCCGCGGATGATGAAGCCCTACTTCGGCGGCCTCGGCGGGGCCCCGCGCCGGCTGTCCAGGGTCTTCGTCTCCCAGGCCTGCCTGGACGACCGCGCCGCCAGGGAGGCGCTGCCCCGAGGCGTGCGCTACAGCCCGATCCGCGACAGCCGCGGGCTCACCCGCCACGACATGGTCGCCAACACCGCGGTGCCCGATGTCCGGGTTCCCACCACGCCCGACTCGGTACTCGTGGACGGCCGGCCCATCGGCATCCACCACGCCGCCGACCTGCCGCTCACCCGCCTGCACAACCTGGCCTGA
- a CDS encoding amidohydrolase encodes MLDLKLFNARIRTVDDDRPRARTLGVFAGRVAGLDDAVADLPARTAVDCGGAVIAPGFGDAHNHMAWFGQSLDELDLEGAATLPALYDAVARRAAGLPADAWVVGSGYDDTAMGAHPHRAGLDRAAGGRPVWLKHRSGHMCAVSSEVLRLAGVLGGGADVPEGGVVVRDADGVPTGLLQEQAQGLVTALVMPYPVTELADAIGRASAVYAAEGLTHVVEAGIGLGLIGRSPVEAAAYQLARDRGALGVRVELMVAGDNLHPLRSHADDGIDVGLDLGLRTGFGDDRLRLGPMKIWLDGSLIGRTAAVTEPFCGHAHGSGYLQAGPEEMRALVVDAHRAGWRVAAHAIGDSAVDLALDAFAEAGRAAPRRDVRHRIEHSGVVRPDQLARYAELGAVPVPQPRFLHAVGDTMAEALGPERTPWLYRHRSFLDAGLRVPGSSDRPVAPGAPLLGMQSMVERRSSAGIVLGPDERVGPEQALRAYTIDAAWASHDEHRRGSITPGKHADFVLLADDPVEVDSGRIGGIGVLATFVAGECVHGADLLAGHGLAVDGPIPQGPRPRGPDTGATR; translated from the coding sequence GTGCTGGACCTGAAGCTGTTCAACGCCCGGATCCGGACGGTCGACGACGACCGCCCCCGGGCCCGCACGCTCGGCGTGTTCGCCGGCCGCGTCGCCGGCCTCGACGACGCGGTGGCCGACCTGCCGGCCCGCACCGCCGTCGACTGCGGCGGAGCCGTCATCGCCCCCGGCTTCGGCGACGCCCACAACCACATGGCCTGGTTCGGCCAGTCGCTGGACGAGCTCGACCTGGAGGGGGCGGCGACCCTGCCGGCCCTCTACGACGCGGTCGCGCGCCGCGCCGCCGGGCTGCCGGCCGACGCATGGGTCGTGGGATCGGGCTACGACGACACCGCCATGGGCGCCCACCCGCACCGCGCCGGACTCGACCGGGCCGCCGGCGGCCGGCCGGTCTGGCTCAAGCACCGCTCCGGGCACATGTGCGCGGTCAGCAGCGAGGTGCTGCGGCTGGCCGGCGTGCTCGGCGGCGGAGCGGACGTGCCCGAGGGCGGCGTGGTGGTGCGCGACGCCGACGGCGTCCCGACGGGGCTGCTGCAGGAACAGGCCCAGGGCCTGGTCACCGCGCTCGTCATGCCCTACCCGGTGACCGAACTGGCCGACGCCATCGGCAGGGCGAGCGCGGTCTACGCGGCCGAAGGGCTCACCCACGTGGTGGAGGCCGGGATCGGCCTCGGCCTCATCGGGCGCAGCCCCGTCGAGGCCGCCGCCTACCAGCTCGCCAGGGACCGCGGCGCGCTGGGCGTCCGGGTCGAGCTCATGGTGGCCGGCGACAACCTGCACCCGCTGCGCTCGCACGCCGACGACGGCATCGACGTCGGCCTGGACCTGGGCCTGCGCACCGGGTTCGGCGACGACCGGCTGCGGCTGGGGCCGATGAAGATCTGGCTGGACGGCTCCCTGATCGGCCGCACCGCCGCGGTGACCGAGCCGTTCTGCGGCCACGCCCACGGATCCGGGTACCTCCAGGCCGGGCCCGAGGAGATGCGCGCGCTCGTCGTCGACGCGCACCGCGCCGGCTGGCGGGTCGCGGCGCACGCCATCGGCGACAGCGCCGTCGACCTCGCCCTCGACGCGTTCGCCGAGGCCGGGCGGGCCGCGCCGCGCCGCGACGTCCGGCACCGGATCGAGCACTCCGGAGTGGTCCGCCCCGACCAGCTGGCCCGCTACGCCGAACTGGGCGCCGTGCCGGTGCCGCAGCCGCGCTTCCTGCACGCGGTGGGCGACACCATGGCCGAGGCGCTGGGCCCCGAGCGCACCCCGTGGCTGTACCGGCACCGGTCCTTCCTCGACGCGGGACTGCGGGTGCCGGGCAGCTCCGACCGCCCGGTCGCGCCGGGCGCCCCGCTGCTGGGCATGCAGTCCATGGTCGAACGGCGCAGCAGCGCCGGGATCGTGCTCGGGCCCGACGAGCGGGTCGGGCCCGAGCAGGCGCTGCGCGCCTACACCATCGACGCCGCATGGGCGAGCCACGACGAGCACCGCCGCGGCAGCATCACCCCCGGCAAGCACGCCGACTTCGTGCTGCTCGCCGACGACCCCGTCGAGGTCGACAGCGGGCGCATCGGCGGAATCGGCGTCCTGGCCACGTTCGTGGCCGGGGAGTGCGTGCACGGCGCAGACCTGCTCGCCGGGCACGGCCTGGCGGTGGACGGCCCGATCCCCCAAGGCCCGCGACCGCGCGGCCCCGACACAGGAGCGACACGATGA
- a CDS encoding MFS transporter — protein MTQHDRPGGPPGKAKPVVTDKEARRIAFAAFVGTALEWYDYFLFGTAAAIVFNRLYFTALDPTAATLAAFATFGVGFVARPVGAVVFGWVGDRIGRRPALLITVVMIGVATGLIGVLPDFTAIGIAAPVLLALLRLLQGIAVGGEWGGAVTLAVEHAPPERRSRYAVLPQIGSPVGTLMSSGAFALVLLLPADSFDSWGWRLPFLAAFPLLIIAVYIRRRVEESPLFDELVKQDERAKVPALDVFRQAWGRLVVAIAAAFLGVGGFYIMTTFMISYGAGTLDVSRSVMVNATLVAAAVQIVVLILVGRLADRLGPGRVTLWGGLATAVCAFPIFWLVDTRSTLLIILAVTAGVGVLSIAYAVTGALLTELFPARLRYSGVALAYNIAGALSGFLPFAATALLETSGGRSWSAALLLIGVALVTAVGGFYGERLRVKDEVATA, from the coding sequence ATGACCCAGCACGACCGGCCCGGCGGTCCGCCGGGCAAAGCGAAGCCGGTGGTGACCGACAAGGAGGCCCGGCGCATCGCGTTCGCCGCGTTCGTCGGCACCGCGCTGGAGTGGTACGACTACTTCCTCTTCGGCACCGCGGCCGCCATCGTCTTCAACCGGCTGTACTTCACCGCGCTGGATCCCACGGCGGCCACGCTGGCCGCCTTCGCCACGTTCGGCGTGGGGTTCGTGGCCCGGCCCGTCGGCGCGGTCGTCTTCGGCTGGGTCGGCGACCGCATCGGCAGACGCCCGGCGCTGCTGATCACCGTGGTGATGATCGGCGTGGCCACCGGCCTGATCGGCGTGCTGCCCGACTTCACGGCCATCGGCATCGCCGCACCCGTCCTGCTCGCGCTGCTGCGGCTGCTCCAGGGCATCGCGGTGGGCGGCGAATGGGGCGGCGCGGTGACACTGGCGGTGGAGCACGCCCCGCCGGAGCGCCGCAGCCGCTACGCCGTGCTGCCGCAGATCGGCTCGCCGGTGGGCACGCTGATGTCCTCGGGCGCCTTCGCCCTGGTGCTGCTGCTCCCTGCGGACTCCTTCGACTCGTGGGGCTGGCGGCTGCCGTTCCTGGCGGCGTTCCCGCTGCTGATCATCGCCGTCTACATCCGCCGCAGGGTCGAGGAGTCGCCGCTCTTCGACGAGCTGGTCAAGCAGGACGAGCGGGCGAAGGTCCCGGCGCTGGACGTCTTCCGGCAGGCGTGGGGCCGGCTGGTCGTGGCCATCGCCGCGGCGTTCCTCGGCGTCGGCGGGTTCTACATCATGACCACGTTCATGATCAGCTACGGCGCCGGCACCCTGGACGTCTCCCGCAGCGTGATGGTCAACGCCACGCTGGTGGCGGCCGCGGTCCAGATCGTGGTGCTGATCCTGGTGGGCCGGCTCGCCGACCGGCTCGGCCCCGGGCGGGTCACCCTGTGGGGCGGCCTGGCCACGGCCGTCTGCGCCTTCCCGATCTTCTGGCTGGTCGACACCAGGAGCACGCTGCTGATCATCCTGGCCGTCACCGCGGGGGTGGGCGTGCTCTCGATCGCTTATGCGGTCACGGGCGCGCTGCTCACCGAGCTGTTCCCGGCCCGGCTGCGCTACAGCGGCGTGGCGCTGGCCTACAACATCGCGGGTGCGCTCAGCGGCTTCCTGCCGTTCGCGGCGACGGCGCTACTGGAGACCAGCGGCGGCCGGTCGTGGTCGGCGGCGCTGCTGCTGATCGGGGTGGCGCTGGTCACCGCCGTCGGCGGCTTCTACGGCGAGCGCCTGCGCGTCAAGGACGAGGTGGCCACGGCCTGA
- a CDS encoding methylenetetrahydrofolate reductase, producing the protein MPGLAELLGAATASRPVITAELPAVDGGGPDAVRAHVTRLAPHVDAINATDNPAAHAHAANLAIAIAVRELGVEPVLQVVCRDKNRLALQADIVGAALHGITSICCLTGDDVTAGDEPEAKRVFDLDAPQLIRTAATLARGSYLSGRPLTPAPPLFIGAVENPAAPPFEYRVRRGLKKAAAGARFLQLQICYRPERLADFAELAERTGLTRKVALLPTICLVRGAQALRFMDANVPGVYVPADLIERVERASDQREAAYRIALEQARHALAQPGVRGLHIADFRRDDTLARLRADLGLPAVRPLPDGSSLAV; encoded by the coding sequence GTGCCGGGCCTGGCCGAACTCCTCGGTGCGGCCACCGCCTCCCGACCGGTCATCACGGCGGAGCTGCCCGCGGTCGACGGAGGCGGGCCCGACGCCGTGCGGGCGCACGTCACCCGCCTCGCCCCGCACGTCGACGCGATCAACGCCACCGACAACCCCGCCGCACACGCGCACGCGGCCAACCTGGCGATCGCCATCGCGGTGCGCGAGCTCGGCGTGGAACCGGTGCTGCAGGTGGTGTGCAGGGACAAGAACCGGCTGGCCCTGCAGGCCGACATCGTCGGCGCCGCGCTGCACGGCATCACCTCGATCTGCTGCCTGACCGGCGACGACGTGACCGCCGGCGACGAGCCGGAGGCCAAGCGGGTCTTCGACCTGGACGCGCCCCAGCTCATCCGGACCGCGGCGACGCTGGCCCGCGGCAGCTACCTGTCGGGGCGCCCGCTCACCCCGGCTCCCCCGCTGTTCATCGGTGCGGTGGAGAACCCAGCGGCGCCCCCGTTCGAGTACCGGGTGCGCCGGGGGTTGAAGAAGGCCGCGGCCGGTGCGCGGTTCCTGCAGTTGCAGATCTGCTACCGGCCCGAGCGGCTGGCCGACTTCGCCGAACTGGCCGAGCGCACCGGCCTCACCCGCAAGGTCGCGCTGCTGCCGACCATCTGCCTGGTACGGGGGGCCCAAGCGCTGCGGTTCATGGACGCCAACGTGCCCGGCGTCTACGTCCCGGCCGATCTGATCGAGCGCGTCGAGCGCGCCTCCGACCAGCGCGAGGCCGCCTACCGGATCGCGCTGGAGCAGGCCCGGCACGCGCTCGCCCAGCCCGGTGTGCGCGGGCTGCACATCGCCGACTTCCGGCGTGACGACACGCTGGCCCGGCTGCGCGCCGACCTCGGCCTCCCGGCCGTCCGCCCGCTCCCGGACGGCTCGTCCCTGGCGGTCTGA